The sequence below is a genomic window from Rhodococcus sp. 4CII.
GTAGAAGGCGCCGGGCCGCTGAAGGACGGCGGACATCCGCAAGAAGGTGGTCGCGAAGCAGGCCACGATGGCCCCTCCCACAACGAATAGGAACGGTGTTCCGATTCCGTTCCCGGTCGCAACCATGATCGGAATGACGCCCATGACGACAACGAGCGGAGCATTGAACGACATGATGCTGAAGAACAGGCCGAACGTGCCGAGGGAGCCCTTCAGGGCTGTCGAGTCGCCGGACGTCGACGGGATCGTATTACCGGACCCCGATACGGTGGTAGTTGTGCTCACCTAAATCTCCAATATCTCAGCTGATTTAGTAGGTCCGTGCCGTGGCTGGATGATCCCGCCACAACCATCGGAGCGTTCGAGGGAACTCGAAGCCGCCGTGACGCAATGTGTGTCCGCCTTCACCGAAGACGAACTTGTAGTCGTAGTAACTCCACTCGAGCGCGGCAGCCATCTCGCGGTTCGCCGCGACGAGATCGCCGAACACGACTCGGGCATCTCGTCGACCGGTCTGCATCCAGATGCGGATTGGCTTACGCGGGGATCGGCGGACCTCCGGAATGTGATTGTGTCCACCACGGATGTCGACGAACGACCCGCAGTGAGAGATCACATTTCTGAACACGTCCGGCCGATGCCACGCCGCAGTGAACGCTGCGTTCCCACCGGAGCTGTATCCGACGACGACTCGATCGGCGGTCTCGGAGGACACGTTGAGATGCCCGATCGCCGTGGGGAAGAATTCGTCCACCAAGAACTGAACCCAGGTGTCGTCGATCGAATCGAACTCGACGCTCCGGTTATCGGAGCCGCCGAAGATGGGGTATCCGGGCCCGGTCTTGCCTGCGTCGATGAACAGGGCGGCAGTGAGGGGAATCAGCCCCTCGGCGTTCAGGTTGTCCAGCGCTGCGATGGCACCGAAGTCGGCGGCGAGGTACTCGTACGCATCCAGGAACACAACGAGGGCCAATGGGACGGATCCATCGTACTGACTGGGAACGTACAGCGTGTAGTCCCTCTCGACTCCCGGATAAGACACCTCGCTTCGATGCGTGTGCTGGGTGACAATTCCCTGTGGAATGCCATCGCGCCGACGTGAGTACGGGCTGAGACTGTACTCGGGAAGGGTGTCGTCGCACGCCGCGTATCCCATGCGATCCTCGACGGTCATATTCTTGTCGGCGAACCATTCCTCGTCCGAATTCGACGGGTTTCCGGCATTACCCTGCCCAGAAGTCACCACGATTTTCCTCTCATATCGAAACGCGCTACCGGTCTATACCGATCGGCAGATGACAAAACTCAGACTCGTGACCGGCTTGAGACTGCGTCGATGAACTGCTTGGTCGTCATACCTGGGCGGATACCGAGTTCTTCCGCAGGCTCGTTGACGACCGAGATCTCGCCGTTCTCGTAGACGTCGCGGGCATCGCCGATACGAGCCGACCCAGCCACGATGAATTTGTGTGCATCGCCTGACTCAATTTCGCTGACGGAGTCCATCAAAACAACGTCGTTGTCGGGTTGCGTTCCTTCGATGATGTATCGCATTTTCTGTCCTTTCGTGGGTGTCCCCAGGCGTCGACGTGCGCCTGTCGGGGAGAGATCCGCAGCAGCAGATATCGGTGCGCGGGCGTCCCTGATGAGTGACACGTGGTTTCGACGAGTCCGGGAGTGCTTGGCAGGTGCTCTGTGTCAACAGTGGACCAGCTGTGTGACTCAACCCACCATCGGTCCGTGGGATCTAGATGCCTGTTTTCCGACGTTTTGTCGGACGCGGCGGCGACGACCATGACGAGAGCCCTGAGGCATGGCCGCTGCGGTGATCCTCGCTGCATCGCGTCGTGGTGATCGGCTGCACCCAAGCGCTGAGGAACCAGGTGTGGAAAGGTCGGTTCCCGATGAGGTCGGGCGCCTTGCGGAACTGGGGTGCGCCGCCTACCAGGTTTTCGCGGAGGTCTACCACCAGCTCTGCACCGAGGCATGTGCTCAGGCGGTCTCGGTGATCGGGCGATCGACCCAGCTCATCAGGTCGCGCAGCTTCTTGCCGGTGACCTCGATCGGGTGCTCGGCGTTCGCCTTGCGCAGGCTCTCGAGCTCGGTGTTGCCGTTCTCGACGTTGGCGACCAGGCGGCGGGTGAACTCACCCGACTGGATGTCGGCCAGGATCGCCTTCATGCGCTCCTTGGTGCCGGCGTCGATGACGCGCGGGCCGGACAGGTAGCCACCGAACTCCGCGGTGTCGGACACCGAGTAGTTCATGCGGGCGATGCCGCCCTCGTACATGAGGTCCACGATGAGCTTGAGCTCGTGCAGCACCTCGAAGTACGCCATCTCGGGCGCGTAGCCGGCCTCGACCATGACCTCGAAACCGGTCTTGACCAGTTCCTCGGTGCCGCCGCACAGCACGGCCTGCTCGCCGAAGAGGTCCGTCTCGGTCTCTTCCTTGAACGTGGTCTTGATGACGCCGGCGCGGGCGCCGCCGATGGCCTTGGCGTAGGACAGCGCGAGTGCCTGGCCCTCACCCTTCGGGTCCTGGTCGATCGCGATGAGCGCGGGGACACCCTTGCCGTCGACGAACTGACGACGCACCAGGTGGCCCGGGCCCTTCGGGGCGACCATGCCGACGGTGACGAACTCCGGGGCCTTGATCAGCTCGAAGTGGATGTTGAGGCCGTGTCCGAAGAACAGCGCGTCGCCGTCCTTCAGGTTGGGCTCGATGTCATTGGTGAAGATCGACGCCTGCGCGGTGTCGGGGGCCAGCACCATGATCACGTCGGCCCACTCGGAAACCTCGGCGGGGGTATCGACGGTCAGGCCCTGCTCCTCGGCCTTCGCGCGGGACTTCGAGCCCTCCTCGAGGCCGATGCGCACATCGACGCCCGAATCGCGCAGGCTCAGCGAGTGCGCGTGGCCCTGGCTTCCGTACCCGATCACAGCGACCTTACGGCCCTGGATGATCGACAGATCGGCATCGTCGTCGTAGAACATCTCCACTGTCATGTCGCTGGTGTCTGCGGTGAGCACGTGTGCTGCCTTCTCTTCATGTGAATGGACCGGCCGATGGATGGACCGAGCCGTGATGGGGTAATGGTGTTGCTCGGCAACAGTTTTGGGCCGCGTCGAGCTAGTCGAGGCGGAACTGTCAGTCGCTGAGTACGCCGGCGGCGA
It includes:
- the ilvC gene encoding ketol-acid reductoisomerase — protein: MTVEMFYDDDADLSIIQGRKVAVIGYGSQGHAHSLSLRDSGVDVRIGLEEGSKSRAKAEEQGLTVDTPAEVSEWADVIMVLAPDTAQASIFTNDIEPNLKDGDALFFGHGLNIHFELIKAPEFVTVGMVAPKGPGHLVRRQFVDGKGVPALIAIDQDPKGEGQALALSYAKAIGGARAGVIKTTFKEETETDLFGEQAVLCGGTEELVKTGFEVMVEAGYAPEMAYFEVLHELKLIVDLMYEGGIARMNYSVSDTAEFGGYLSGPRVIDAGTKERMKAILADIQSGEFTRRLVANVENGNTELESLRKANAEHPIEVTGKKLRDLMSWVDRPITETA
- a CDS encoding esterase family protein, with the protein product MTSGQGNAGNPSNSDEEWFADKNMTVEDRMGYAACDDTLPEYSLSPYSRRRDGIPQGIVTQHTHRSEVSYPGVERDYTLYVPSQYDGSVPLALVVFLDAYEYLAADFGAIAALDNLNAEGLIPLTAALFIDAGKTGPGYPIFGGSDNRSVEFDSIDDTWVQFLVDEFFPTAIGHLNVSSETADRVVVGYSSGGNAAFTAAWHRPDVFRNVISHCGSFVDIRGGHNHIPEVRRSPRKPIRIWMQTGRRDARVVFGDLVAANREMAAALEWSYYDYKFVFGEGGHTLRHGGFEFPRTLRWLWRDHPATARTY